One Nocardioides oleivorans DNA segment encodes these proteins:
- a CDS encoding DEAD/DEAH box helicase — MTFVPVTGPARLLAGVPPREGSIEFTDDRRTIVMPIRGALPVLAKVRDQSDLHPSVQLLAGAALMGLQLVAQGRFAPDPEGRHWQVAGLDADSERRILDLARARAGEDFDEATAEGMVRGVLDAVVDTMPRTTPGNARRPTRAPAPPPTRSPDAFSGELQQRIARLRSRGRDDRPHLVTISFRIEADEEELVAGAVRLVLQVHAADNAAHLADASELWADTGPEAAHGFGDRARTHAAIALRSAADAWPVLDRLLDLRIPDEITLDSDEILSLLDSGAAALNEAGHPVMWPKYLDREVTQRVELGQQRRPAGAAGPREEALNDGLFGPQALFGFEWQLSLHGEELTDAEMDELARTTSPIIKLRDNWVAVDSGVIKRARKRLIRSITPVQALAATLTGVVDIEEVPYEAVVGASLLKVRDRVRDAATGEPVEVPAGLQADLRDYQRRGLGWLAELTSLGLGACLADDMGLGKTITLIALHLHRGGGPTLVVCPASLLGNWEAEIRRFAPGVAVRRHHGSARDLDGVASGFVLTTYGTMRNDAELLSEVPWDLVVADEAQHIKNSRSAAARAIRTIPCTARVALTGTPVENDLTELWSILDWAIPGLLGSRNAFRKVWAGPIESGLEPTKARQFADLIGPFLLRRRKSDPGIAPELPPKTETDHVLGLSREQVVLYETLVRESMRRIEEADEETRRGLVLKLLTGLKQICNHPAHFLRQANPKLRGRSEKLELLDELVGTVIAEDGAVLVFTQYVAMADLLVRHLGTTGVPHQFLHGGTPVRGRDAMVARFQAGEAPVFLLSLKAGGTGLNLTRADHVIHFDRWWNPAVEDQATDRAYRIGQTRPVQVHRFVTQGTIEEKIAELLTRKRSLADSVLSRGETALTELSNDELRDLVELRR; from the coding sequence ATGACCTTCGTCCCGGTGACCGGTCCTGCCAGGCTGCTGGCGGGGGTGCCGCCCCGGGAGGGCTCGATCGAGTTCACCGACGACCGGCGCACGATCGTGATGCCGATCCGCGGTGCGCTGCCGGTGCTCGCCAAGGTCCGCGACCAGTCGGACCTCCACCCGTCGGTGCAGCTGCTCGCAGGCGCCGCGCTGATGGGGCTCCAGCTCGTCGCGCAGGGCCGGTTCGCGCCCGACCCCGAGGGCCGGCACTGGCAGGTCGCCGGCCTCGACGCCGACTCCGAGCGGCGCATCCTGGACCTGGCGCGCGCCCGGGCCGGTGAGGACTTCGACGAGGCGACCGCCGAGGGCATGGTGCGCGGCGTGCTGGACGCCGTGGTCGACACGATGCCGCGCACGACGCCCGGCAACGCACGCCGTCCGACGCGGGCACCGGCGCCGCCGCCCACGCGCAGCCCGGACGCCTTCAGCGGCGAGCTCCAGCAGCGCATCGCGCGGCTCCGCTCGCGCGGGCGCGACGACCGCCCGCACCTGGTCACCATCTCGTTCCGCATCGAGGCCGACGAGGAGGAGCTGGTCGCCGGCGCCGTCCGCCTGGTCCTGCAGGTGCACGCCGCCGACAACGCCGCGCACCTCGCGGACGCCTCCGAGCTGTGGGCCGACACCGGACCGGAGGCCGCCCACGGCTTCGGCGACCGGGCGCGCACGCACGCCGCGATCGCCCTGCGCTCGGCGGCCGACGCGTGGCCCGTCCTCGACCGGCTCCTCGACCTGCGGATCCCCGACGAGATCACCCTCGACTCCGACGAGATCCTCTCCCTGCTCGACTCCGGCGCCGCCGCGCTCAACGAGGCCGGGCACCCGGTGATGTGGCCGAAGTACCTCGACCGCGAGGTCACCCAGCGCGTCGAGCTCGGCCAGCAGCGCCGTCCCGCCGGTGCGGCGGGCCCGCGCGAGGAGGCGCTCAACGACGGGCTCTTCGGACCGCAGGCCCTCTTCGGTTTCGAGTGGCAGCTCTCGCTCCACGGCGAGGAGCTGACCGACGCGGAGATGGACGAGCTGGCCCGCACCACCAGCCCGATCATCAAGCTGCGCGACAACTGGGTCGCCGTCGACTCCGGCGTCATCAAGCGTGCCCGCAAGCGCCTGATCCGCTCGATCACCCCGGTCCAGGCACTCGCGGCCACCCTCACCGGGGTCGTGGACATCGAGGAGGTGCCCTACGAGGCGGTGGTCGGGGCCAGCCTGCTGAAGGTGCGCGACCGCGTGCGCGACGCGGCGACCGGAGAGCCCGTCGAGGTGCCGGCCGGGCTGCAGGCCGACCTCCGCGACTACCAGCGCCGGGGGCTGGGCTGGCTCGCCGAGCTCACCTCGCTCGGGCTCGGAGCCTGCCTCGCCGACGACATGGGGCTCGGCAAGACGATCACCCTGATCGCGCTCCACCTGCACCGCGGAGGCGGGCCCACCCTGGTCGTGTGCCCGGCATCGCTGCTCGGCAACTGGGAGGCCGAGATCCGTCGCTTCGCTCCGGGAGTCGCCGTACGCCGTCACCACGGCAGCGCGCGCGACCTCGACGGCGTCGCCTCGGGCTTCGTGCTCACGACCTATGGGACGATGCGCAACGACGCCGAGCTGTTGTCCGAGGTGCCGTGGGACCTCGTCGTCGCCGACGAGGCGCAGCACATCAAGAACTCCCGGTCCGCCGCCGCGCGTGCCATCCGCACCATCCCGTGCACCGCGCGGGTCGCGCTCACCGGCACCCCGGTCGAGAACGACCTGACCGAGCTCTGGTCGATCCTGGACTGGGCGATCCCGGGTCTGCTCGGCAGCCGCAACGCCTTCCGCAAGGTGTGGGCCGGACCGATCGAGTCCGGCCTCGAGCCCACCAAGGCGCGACAGTTCGCCGACCTCATCGGCCCCTTCCTGCTCCGCCGACGCAAGTCCGACCCCGGCATCGCCCCCGAGCTCCCGCCCAAGACCGAGACCGACCACGTCCTCGGCCTGAGCCGCGAGCAGGTCGTGCTCTACGAGACGCTGGTGCGCGAGTCGATGCGCCGCATCGAGGAGGCCGACGAGGAGACCCGACGCGGCCTGGTCCTCAAGCTGCTGACCGGCCTCAAGCAGATCTGCAACCACCCGGCCCACTTCCTGCGCCAGGCCAACCCCAAGCTCCGCGGCCGCTCGGAGAAGCTCGAGCTCCTCGACGAGCTCGTCGGGACCGTCATCGCCGAGGACGGTGCCGTCCTCGTCTTCACCCAGTACGTCGCCATGGCCGACCTGCTCGTCCGCCACCTCGGCACGACGGGGGTGCCCCACCAGTTCCTCCACGGAGGCACGCCCGTGCGCGGGCGCGACGCGATGGTCGCGCGCTTCCAGGCGGGCGAGGCGCCGGTGTTCCTGCTGTCGCTCAAGGCCGGCGGCACCGGGCTCAACCTCACCCGCGCCGACCACGTCATCCACTTCGACCGCTGGTGGAACCCCGCCGTCGAGGACCAGGCCACCGACCGCGCCTACCGGATCGGCCAGACGCGGCCCGTGCAGGTCCACCGCTTCGTCACGCAGGGCACGATCGAGGAGAAGATCGCCGAGCTGCTCACCCGCAAGCGCTCGCTCGCCGACTCGGTGCTGTCCCGCGGCGAGACGGCGCTGACCGAGCTCTCCAACGACGAGCTCCGCGACCTCGTCGAGCTGCGCCGATGA
- a CDS encoding SWIM zinc finger family protein, producing the protein MSVATHPRLAPRRGGGAGTWWSKAVLRAVEEAAFSQQDLRRGRSMARAGDVGSITVSDGGAVAAVTDGHDAFTVEVTVPVLDETDAAAFIELVATESGRIGALLSGQLPHAFVEAVEEAGVELLPYGGELGSACTCEAWLDPCPHALAVLTQLAWLIQADPFVLTHLRGLSRDRVLRDLHELTTRHASSGRVGRESPGDSTPSVASYDDHAGDDPDDLAVAQDAAERAQQVVEEILAGGSPDNF; encoded by the coding sequence ATGAGCGTCGCCACCCATCCCCGGCTGGCCCCGCGCCGGGGCGGTGGTGCCGGCACGTGGTGGAGCAAGGCCGTGCTCCGCGCCGTGGAGGAGGCCGCCTTCAGCCAGCAGGACCTCCGCAGGGGCCGGTCGATGGCGCGGGCAGGGGACGTCGGCTCGATCACCGTGTCCGACGGCGGCGCGGTCGCCGCGGTGACCGACGGCCACGACGCCTTCACGGTCGAGGTGACGGTGCCGGTCCTCGACGAGACCGACGCCGCGGCCTTCATCGAGCTGGTCGCGACGGAGTCCGGACGCATCGGCGCCCTGCTCTCCGGCCAGCTGCCGCACGCCTTCGTGGAGGCGGTGGAGGAGGCGGGCGTCGAGCTGCTGCCGTACGGCGGCGAGCTGGGCTCGGCCTGCACCTGCGAGGCCTGGCTCGACCCGTGCCCGCACGCGCTGGCCGTGCTGACGCAGCTGGCCTGGCTCATCCAGGCGGACCCGTTCGTGCTCACCCACCTGCGCGGGCTGTCCCGCGACCGGGTGCTGCGCGACCTGCACGAGCTCACCACCCGGCACGCGTCGAGCGGGCGCGTGGGCCGTGAGTCTCCAGGAGACTCAACACCCAGCGTGGCGTCGTACGACGACCACGCCGGGGACGACCCGGACGACCTGGCAGTGGCCCAGGACGCCGCCGAGCGGGCCCAGCAGGTGGTCGAGGAGATCCTCGCGGGCGGGTCCCCCGACAACTTCTAG